In Methylovirgula sp., a single genomic region encodes these proteins:
- a CDS encoding SIMPL domain-containing protein (The SIMPL domain is named for its presence in mouse protein SIMPL (signalling molecule that associates with mouse pelle-like kinase). Bacterial member BP26, from Brucella, was shown to assemble into a channel-like structure, while YggE from E. coli has been associated with resistance to oxidative stress.): MVFVRLVALICGCFASGAALAQVALTDSVPTITVVGHARTEVVPDFVTLSLAVVSEKPTASAAAAANAQAAQAVVQELEDQGIDPKDVQTSEVSLMPVYDNVSDAVGHTSSQKLRGYQARNGVKIRVSDISKAGALAGRLIDRGANEFQGLSFGATHEPEIRDKLNDEAMRDAVRKAKAFLPAAGVGLGQVLQIAPDDRGGLQPGVFAKAMAPSVDYSPTIEPGTLIYEAQVRVTWALTQH, encoded by the coding sequence ATGGTTTTTGTGCGTCTCGTCGCTTTGATTTGCGGCTGCTTTGCTTCCGGTGCGGCCCTGGCGCAGGTGGCGCTCACGGACTCGGTGCCCACTATCACCGTCGTCGGCCACGCGCGGACGGAAGTTGTGCCGGATTTTGTGACCCTGTCGCTGGCGGTCGTGTCCGAAAAGCCGACGGCGTCGGCCGCCGCAGCCGCCAACGCCCAGGCTGCACAAGCGGTCGTTCAAGAGCTTGAGGATCAGGGGATTGATCCCAAGGATGTCCAGACGAGCGAAGTCTCATTGATGCCTGTTTATGACAATGTATCCGACGCCGTCGGCCATACGTCGAGCCAGAAACTGCGCGGCTATCAGGCGCGAAACGGCGTGAAGATCCGGGTTAGCGACATCAGCAAGGCGGGGGCGCTGGCGGGGCGTTTAATCGACCGCGGCGCCAATGAATTTCAAGGTCTGAGTTTCGGTGCGACCCATGAGCCCGAAATTCGCGACAAGCTGAACGACGAGGCGATGCGCGATGCCGTGCGCAAGGCCAAGGCCTTTTTGCCGGCGGCCGGGGTCGGCCTGGGCCAGGTGCTCCAAATCGCCCCGGATGACCGGGGTGGCCTCCAGCCGGGCGTCTTCGCCAAGGCGATGGCGCCGTCGGTCGATTATTCCCCGACGATCGAGCCCGGCACCTTGATCTACGAAGCGCAAGTGCGCGTGACGTGGGCGCTGACGCAGCACTAA
- the rlmN gene encoding 23S rRNA (adenine(2503)-C(2))-methyltransferase RlmN — translation MDLHTETLSSSSPVRREDDAKLTPKASLLGATRAELAETLRALGVPEREIKMRVAQLWHWLYFQGARDFGAMLNIGKSLRGALAEHEHLTRPEVVTEQVSQDGTRKWLLRLAPANATDKGAEVECVYIPESDRGTLCISSQVGCTLTCSFCHTGTQKLVRNLTSREIVAQIVVARERLGDFPGLTPPTDGLLPQGEGRPITNIVFMGMGEPLYNFDNVRDAIGVLADGDGLSVSKRRITVSTAGVVPQIEKLGAEAGPMLAISLHAVRDALRDTLVPLNKKYPIKDLLAACRDYPGASNARRITFEYVMLKGVNDSPAEARELVRLLKGIPAKINLIPFNPWPGTQYECSDWDKIEAFSDIVFNAGYASPVRTPRGRDILAACGQLKSETEKLRARARLAVEAE, via the coding sequence ATGGATTTGCACACCGAGACCCTTTCATCATCTTCGCCTGTACGGCGAGAAGATGACGCCAAGCTGACGCCAAAAGCCTCGCTGTTGGGCGCGACCCGCGCCGAACTGGCCGAGACGTTGCGCGCCCTCGGCGTGCCGGAGCGCGAAATCAAGATGCGCGTCGCGCAGCTCTGGCACTGGCTCTATTTCCAAGGCGCCCGCGACTTCGGCGCCATGCTCAATATCGGCAAAAGCCTGCGCGGCGCACTCGCCGAGCACGAGCATCTAACCCGGCCCGAGGTCGTCACCGAGCAAGTCTCTCAGGACGGCACCCGCAAATGGCTGCTCAGGCTGGCGCCTGCGAACGCAACCGATAAAGGTGCCGAAGTCGAGTGCGTCTACATCCCGGAAAGCGACCGCGGCACGCTTTGCATTTCGAGTCAGGTCGGCTGCACGCTGACGTGCAGCTTCTGCCATACCGGCACGCAGAAACTCGTCCGCAATCTCACCTCGCGCGAGATCGTCGCGCAAATCGTGGTCGCACGGGAACGGCTCGGCGATTTCCCCGGGCTGACGCCGCCGACCGACGGCCTACTGCCACAGGGCGAGGGACGGCCGATCACCAATATCGTCTTCATGGGCATGGGCGAGCCCCTCTATAATTTTGATAACGTGCGCGATGCGATCGGCGTGCTGGCGGACGGTGACGGGTTGTCGGTTTCGAAACGGCGCATCACTGTCTCGACCGCCGGCGTCGTGCCGCAGATCGAAAAGCTTGGTGCCGAGGCCGGCCCGATGCTCGCTATTTCGCTCCACGCGGTGCGCGATGCTCTGCGCGACACGTTGGTGCCCCTCAACAAGAAATATCCGATCAAGGATTTGCTCGCCGCCTGCCGCGACTATCCCGGCGCCTCGAACGCGCGGCGCATCACCTTCGAATATGTGATGCTGAAGGGCGTCAACGATTCGCCCGCCGAGGCGCGCGAATTGGTGCGCCTGCTCAAGGGCATTCCGGCCAAGATCAATCTGATCCCGTTCAATCCGTGGCCCGGCACGCAATATGAGTGCTCGGACTGGGATAAGATCGAAGCCTTTTCCGACATCGTCTTCAACGCCGGCTATGCGAGCCCGGTGCGCACGCCGCGCGGCCGCGACATTCTCGCCGCCTGCGGCCAATTGAAGAGCGAGACGGAAAAGCTGCGCGCACGGGCGCGGTTGGCGGTAGAGGCGGAATGA
- a CDS encoding type II toxin-antitoxin system RelE/ParE family toxin, whose amino-acid sequence MAQISVTATADSDTAEIISYLDAKAGRDVAARYVAAFEDVYDRLAIYPQSGAPRATLGSQVRISVVAPFVIIYEYIEADDLVIILRVLHGHRKISVRSLLRGT is encoded by the coding sequence GTGGCGCAGATCAGCGTTACCGCGACGGCCGACTCCGATACCGCCGAAATTATTTCCTACCTCGACGCCAAAGCCGGCCGCGACGTAGCGGCTAGGTACGTCGCCGCCTTCGAAGATGTCTATGATCGCCTGGCAATCTATCCCCAGAGCGGCGCGCCACGCGCGACCTTGGGATCGCAGGTGCGCATAAGCGTCGTCGCGCCCTTTGTAATCATCTACGAATATATCGAAGCGGACGATCTTGTGATCATTTTGCGCGTGCTGCACGGTCACCGCAAAATTTCAGTGCGGTCGCTATTGCGCGGCACCTAA
- a CDS encoding disulfide bond formation protein B — protein sequence MAETYFRDVHASRAAGLILLIAAATIAGAWIFQAFGIAPCELCLSERIPYYVGVPVAALTLIFALRESKALMLLGFIALFLIFAFSAGFGVYHAGVEWHFWDGPTACTGSTMTKAATMQDFMNQLRTVKVVRCDAVAIRILGLSLAGWNAVISAVLAVIAVWGARKVG from the coding sequence GTGGCCGAGACTTATTTTCGAGATGTGCATGCTTCGCGCGCCGCGGGGCTGATCCTGCTGATCGCTGCGGCGACAATCGCCGGGGCGTGGATTTTCCAGGCATTTGGCATCGCGCCCTGCGAATTATGTCTGAGCGAGCGCATTCCCTATTATGTCGGCGTTCCCGTGGCGGCGCTGACGCTTATCTTCGCCTTACGAGAATCGAAGGCGCTGATGCTGTTGGGCTTCATCGCCTTGTTTCTGATCTTCGCTTTCAGCGCGGGGTTTGGCGTTTATCACGCCGGTGTCGAATGGCATTTCTGGGATGGGCCGACCGCCTGCACGGGTAGCACGATGACCAAGGCTGCGACGATGCAGGATTTCATGAATCAATTGCGCACCGTCAAAGTCGTACGCTGCGATGCGGTGGCGATCCGCATCCTGGGCCTGTCGCTCGCCGGCTGGAATGCTGTGATCTCCGCCGTGCTTGCCGTTATCGCCGTCTGGGGCGCGCGCAAAGTCGGCTAG
- a CDS encoding YqaA family protein — translation MFKKLYQWTLSLAESPHAPWALGIIAFAESSFFPIPPDTILVPMSLARPNRAFFYALICTLASVAGGILGYAIGALLYATLGRWLIHLYGYGARVDDLRALYAHWGWAFILIKGLTPIPFKIVTITSGLLAYSLPLFILLCLITRGARFFLLAALLNRYGAPINGLLEKYFGYFLLILAAAVILGFVIAAHLA, via the coding sequence ATGTTCAAAAAGCTCTACCAATGGACACTTTCCCTGGCGGAGAGCCCCCACGCCCCCTGGGCGCTGGGGATCATCGCCTTCGCCGAGAGCTCGTTCTTTCCGATCCCGCCGGATACGATTCTCGTGCCGATGTCTCTGGCGCGCCCGAACCGCGCCTTTTTCTATGCGCTGATTTGTACTTTGGCGTCGGTTGCGGGCGGTATTCTTGGCTATGCGATCGGCGCGTTGCTGTATGCGACTTTGGGCAGATGGCTCATCCATCTCTACGGCTATGGGGCGCGGGTCGATGACTTGCGTGCGCTTTACGCGCATTGGGGCTGGGCATTTATTCTCATCAAGGGCCTGACGCCGATCCCGTTCAAGATCGTGACGATTACCAGCGGGCTTCTGGCCTATAGCCTGCCGCTCTTCATCCTCCTCTGCCTGATCACGCGCGGCGCAAGGTTCTTCCTGCTTGCTGCGCTACTCAATCGTTACGGTGCGCCGATCAACGGCTTGTTAGAGAAGTACTTCGGCTATTTCCTGCTCATTCTTGCTGCTGCCGTAATTCTTGGCTTTGTCATCGCCGCGCATTTGGCGTGA
- a CDS encoding ABC-F family ATP-binding cassette domain-containing protein → MASPLLTLQSIRLSFGNTPLLSEAELSVTAGDRLCLVGRNGSGKSTLLKIAAGLIEPDAGRRFLQPGASLRYLPQEPEFSGFATALDYVVEGLSPVDGPHLGRALLNELGLSGDENPAKLSGGQARRVALARVMAPEPDILLLDEPTNHLDLPTIEWLEDKLARLRSALVLISHDRRFLQNLTRKTLWLDRGITFHRDRGFAEFEAWRDQMLEEEELKHHKLARKIAAEEDWLRYGVTARRKRNQKRLADLHGLRKTHREHRGALGDVKFAATETANAPSMVIEARDITKSYGERVIVREFTARILRGGRLGLVGANGAGKTTLINLLTGGLAPETGEVKRGAGLAMATLDQNRASLDPQTSLKDALTGGGSDFVEVAGARKHVIGYMRDFLFGPEQAGTPIGRLSGGERGRLMLARALAQPTNLLVLDEPTNDLDLETLDLLQELLADYKGTVILASHDRDFLDRIASSVLVAEGDGRWREYAGGYSDMVTQRGQGLSTAPILKSRRDKADPKAQTDAPKAKRKLSFKEKHALETLPARIVTLQAEAARHKAVLADSELYARDRGKFTVATEALANATAEIARAEEDWLALEILREEIEG, encoded by the coding sequence ATGGCCTCCCCCCTTCTCACCCTCCAATCGATCCGCTTGAGCTTCGGCAATACGCCGCTGCTGAGCGAGGCTGAACTCTCGGTTACAGCCGGTGACCGGCTGTGCCTTGTCGGCCGCAATGGCTCCGGCAAATCGACCCTGCTCAAGATCGCTGCCGGGCTCATCGAGCCGGACGCCGGAAGGCGTTTCCTGCAGCCCGGGGCGAGCCTGCGTTATCTGCCGCAGGAGCCGGAGTTTTCCGGCTTCGCGACGGCGCTCGATTACGTCGTCGAGGGGCTGAGCCCGGTGGACGGGCCACACCTTGGCCGCGCGCTGTTGAACGAGCTTGGGCTGAGCGGCGACGAGAACCCCGCGAAGCTTTCCGGTGGCCAGGCCCGGCGGGTGGCCTTGGCCCGCGTCATGGCGCCCGAGCCGGACATTCTGCTCCTCGACGAGCCGACGAACCATCTCGACCTGCCGACGATCGAATGGCTGGAGGATAAGCTCGCGAGGCTGCGCTCGGCGCTGGTCCTCATCAGCCATGACCGCCGCTTCCTGCAAAATCTGACCCGCAAAACCCTCTGGCTCGATCGCGGCATCACTTTCCATCGCGACCGCGGCTTTGCCGAATTCGAGGCCTGGCGCGACCAGATGCTCGAAGAGGAAGAGCTGAAACACCACAAGCTGGCGCGCAAAATCGCCGCAGAAGAGGATTGGCTGCGCTATGGCGTCACCGCGCGGCGCAAGCGCAACCAGAAGCGCCTCGCCGATCTTCATGGTTTGCGCAAGACGCACCGCGAGCATCGCGGCGCCTTGGGCGATGTGAAATTCGCGGCGACCGAAACCGCGAACGCGCCTTCGATGGTGATCGAGGCCCGCGACATCACAAAATCCTACGGCGAGCGGGTGATAGTCCGGGAGTTTACGGCGCGTATCCTGCGCGGCGGCCGGCTGGGCCTTGTCGGTGCCAATGGTGCGGGAAAGACGACGCTCATCAATCTTTTGACTGGCGGCCTCGCGCCCGAAACCGGCGAAGTGAAGCGCGGCGCGGGCCTCGCCATGGCGACCCTCGACCAGAACCGCGCTTCGCTCGACCCGCAAACGAGCCTCAAGGACGCGTTGACCGGCGGCGGCAGCGATTTCGTCGAGGTCGCGGGCGCCCGCAAACATGTCATCGGCTATATGCGCGATTTTCTCTTCGGCCCCGAACAGGCCGGAACGCCGATCGGCCGCCTCTCGGGCGGCGAGCGCGGCCGGCTGATGCTGGCCCGGGCGCTGGCGCAGCCGACCAACCTTCTCGTCCTCGACGAACCGACCAACGACCTCGACCTCGAAACGCTCGATCTGCTGCAGGAATTGCTGGCCGATTACAAAGGCACCGTGATCCTGGCGAGCCACGATCGCGACTTTCTCGACCGCATCGCATCTTCGGTTCTGGTTGCTGAGGGCGACGGGCGTTGGCGCGAATATGCCGGCGGCTATTCCGACATGGTGACGCAGCGCGGGCAGGGGCTTTCAACGGCGCCGATCCTGAAGTCACGGCGCGACAAAGCCGATCCGAAGGCGCAGACCGATGCGCCGAAGGCGAAGCGCAAACTCTCCTTCAAGGAAAAGCATGCGCTTGAGACCCTGCCGGCCCGGATCGTGACGCTTCAGGCCGAAGCGGCGCGGCACAAGGCGGTGCTCGCCGATTCCGAGCTTTATGCGCGCGACCGCGGAAAGTTCACCGTGGCGACGGAGGCACTCGCCAATGCGACGGCCGAAATCGCCAGGGCCGAGGAAGATTGGCTGGCGCTCGAAATCCTTCGTGAAGAAATCGAGGGATAG
- the msrB gene encoding peptide-methionine (R)-S-oxide reductase MsrB has translation MLTRRGFSIAGAAGLAALGLSQFARGDAAKAKRTYEVTHTDAEWRQLLTPDQYDVLRQQGTERPLTSPLLDEHRAGIFACAGCDNHLFSSTTKFDSGTGWPSFWAPLHNGVNEADDHTLGMVRTEISCHRCGGHLGHVFDDGPKPTGLRYCMDGVAMKFIPGATA, from the coding sequence ATGCTCACCCGCAGAGGATTTTCCATCGCCGGCGCGGCCGGACTTGCCGCCCTCGGCTTAAGTCAATTTGCCCGCGGCGACGCCGCCAAGGCGAAACGGACCTACGAAGTCACCCATACCGACGCTGAATGGCGCCAGCTTCTGACGCCGGATCAGTATGATGTGCTGCGCCAGCAGGGCACGGAGCGGCCGTTGACCAGCCCGCTGCTGGATGAGCACCGCGCCGGGATCTTCGCCTGCGCCGGCTGCGACAATCACCTCTTCTCGTCGACGACCAAGTTCGACAGCGGCACCGGCTGGCCGAGCTTCTGGGCGCCGCTACACAATGGCGTCAACGAGGCGGACGACCATACTCTGGGCATGGTGCGGACCGAGATTTCCTGCCACCGCTGCGGCGGCCATCTCGGCCACGTCTTCGATGACGGCCCGAAGCCGACGGGCCTGCGCTACTGCATGGATGGCGTCGCCATGAAATTCATCCCCGGCGCCACGGCCTAA
- a CDS encoding cytochrome c biogenesis protein DipZ, translating into MLLVIIAYLGGVLTILSPCILPVLPFVFARADEPFVKTGLPLLAGMALTFAAVATLAALGGGWAVRANEIGRDAALVLLAIFGVTLLVPSIADRLTRPIVSLGNRLSQSSTNEASSGQKIFSSFVLGIATGLLWAPCAGPILGLVLTGAALQGANAKTSLLLLAYAAGAATSLAAALLIGGRVFAAMKRSLGAGEWIRRALGAAVLAGVAAIALGFDTGFLTRVSAAPTNALEQVLIDKTRAQKPATSVVMNDSGGAMMMMSAHHHPANATALPVEGDMPSLAGATQWLNSPPLTRESLRGKVVLVDFWTYSCINCLRALPYVRAWADKYKDKGLVVIGVHAPEFAFEKNIDNVKRAVRELGVTYPVAIDNDYAIWQGFNNEFWPAHYFIDAQGHIRHHHFGEGEYDQSEKVIQQLLAEAGHTGVASDIVKVSAGGAEAESNAGDVQSPETYIGYDRAEHFASTEDAVHDAPHVYALAPTLHLNQWGLTGNWAVGGERASLDTAGGKITFHFHARDLHLVLGPDKDGKPIHFRVLVNGQAPGADHGVDIDAAGNGTVTEQRLYQLVRQSGEVKDRTFEIQFLDPGVEAFSFTFG; encoded by the coding sequence ATGCTTCTCGTAATTATAGCTTATCTCGGCGGCGTCCTGACGATTCTCAGCCCGTGCATTCTGCCGGTGCTGCCCTTTGTCTTCGCGCGCGCCGACGAGCCCTTCGTCAAGACGGGCCTGCCGCTGCTTGCCGGGATGGCGCTGACCTTCGCCGCCGTCGCCACGCTGGCGGCGCTCGGCGGCGGCTGGGCGGTACGCGCCAATGAGATCGGCCGCGACGCCGCACTCGTGCTTCTGGCCATTTTTGGCGTGACGCTGCTCGTTCCGTCGATCGCCGACCGGCTGACACGTCCGATCGTTAGTCTCGGCAATCGACTCTCGCAATCCTCGACAAATGAAGCGAGCAGCGGGCAGAAAATCTTCTCGTCATTCGTGCTCGGCATCGCCACCGGCCTGCTCTGGGCGCCTTGCGCCGGACCGATCCTCGGCCTCGTCCTCACCGGCGCGGCATTGCAGGGCGCCAATGCCAAAACCTCGCTTTTGCTGCTGGCCTATGCCGCAGGCGCGGCAACCTCGCTCGCCGCCGCTCTTCTCATCGGCGGCCGCGTCTTTGCGGCGATGAAACGCTCGCTTGGTGCGGGCGAGTGGATTCGGCGCGCGTTGGGTGCCGCTGTGCTGGCGGGCGTCGCCGCCATCGCGCTTGGCTTCGACACGGGCTTTCTCACCCGCGTCTCCGCAGCGCCGACGAACGCACTCGAACAGGTTTTGATCGATAAGACACGGGCGCAGAAACCTGCGACCTCCGTCGTGATGAATGACAGCGGCGGCGCCATGATGATGATGTCGGCGCATCATCATCCCGCCAACGCGACGGCCCTCCCCGTCGAAGGCGACATGCCGTCGCTTGCCGGCGCGACGCAATGGCTGAATTCGCCACCGCTCACCCGTGAGAGCCTGCGCGGCAAAGTCGTGCTCGTCGATTTCTGGACCTATTCCTGTATCAACTGCCTGCGCGCGCTGCCTTACGTTCGCGCGTGGGCCGACAAGTATAAGGACAAGGGTCTCGTCGTCATCGGCGTGCATGCGCCCGAATTCGCTTTCGAGAAGAACATCGACAATGTGAAGCGCGCGGTGCGCGAACTCGGCGTCACCTATCCTGTGGCGATCGACAACGATTATGCGATCTGGCAGGGCTTCAACAACGAGTTCTGGCCGGCGCATTATTTCATCGACGCACAGGGGCACATTCGTCATCATCATTTCGGCGAAGGCGAATATGACCAGTCGGAAAAGGTCATTCAGCAATTGCTCGCCGAAGCCGGGCACACAGGTGTTGCGTCTGATATCGTGAAAGTCTCGGCCGGCGGCGCGGAAGCGGAATCGAATGCCGGAGATGTTCAGTCACCCGAAACATACATCGGCTACGACCGCGCCGAACATTTCGCGTCAACCGAGGATGCCGTGCATGACGCCCCGCATGTCTATGCGTTGGCGCCGACGTTACACCTCAATCAATGGGGACTGACGGGCAATTGGGCGGTGGGCGGTGAACGCGCTTCGCTCGACACCGCCGGCGGGAAGATCACCTTTCATTTCCACGCCCGCGATCTGCATCTCGTGCTCGGGCCGGACAAGGACGGTAAGCCGATCCATTTCCGTGTTCTGGTCAACGGCCAGGCGCCAGGCGCCGACCATGGTGTCGATATCGATGCGGCTGGCAACGGCACAGTGACGGAGCAGCGGCTCTATCAGCTCGTGCGTCAAAGCGGCGAGGTGAAAGACCGCACGTTTGAAATCCAATTCCTTGACCCAGGGGTCGAGGCTTTCTCGTTCACCTTTGGATAG
- the msrA gene encoding peptide-methionine (S)-S-oxide reductase MsrA yields MGVVAATLGASAFWVSSRSFAEPAALVPAPMMDEAPRPHLETAVVAGGCFWGVQGVFQHVKGVSEAISGYSGGSKANAHYEIVGTGQTGHAESVRITFDPRVVSYGKILQIYFSVATDPTELNHQGADTGTQYRSTIFAANPEQRKVAAAYISQLDKAHAFDAPVVTTIEPFKAFYPAEGYHQDFATLHPDDGYIATNDMPKIAALRQFFPALYRPQAKLVGATASE; encoded by the coding sequence TTGGGTGTCGTCGCGGCGACGCTCGGCGCGTCGGCGTTTTGGGTAAGTTCACGCAGCTTTGCCGAACCCGCAGCGCTGGTGCCTGCGCCAATGATGGATGAGGCGCCGCGCCCGCATCTCGAAACGGCCGTCGTCGCTGGCGGCTGTTTCTGGGGCGTGCAAGGAGTCTTTCAGCATGTGAAGGGCGTCAGCGAAGCGATCTCCGGCTATTCCGGCGGCAGCAAAGCGAACGCGCATTACGAGATCGTCGGCACGGGCCAGACGGGCCATGCGGAATCGGTGCGTATCACCTTCGATCCGCGCGTCGTGAGCTATGGCAAAATTTTGCAGATCTATTTTTCGGTCGCGACCGATCCGACCGAACTCAACCATCAGGGCGCGGATACCGGCACGCAATATCGCTCGACGATTTTCGCAGCCAATCCCGAGCAGCGGAAAGTTGCCGCAGCCTATATCTCCCAACTCGATAAGGCGCATGCTTTCGACGCGCCGGTTGTCACGACAATCGAGCCGTTCAAAGCCTTCTATCCGGCGGAAGGCTATCATCAGGATTTCGCGACGCTGCATCCTGACGACGGATATATCGCCACGAACGATATGCCGAAGATCGCGGCGCTGCGCCAATTCTTTCCGGCGCTCTACCGGCCGCAGGCGAAACTGGTGGGTGCGACCGCTTCGGAATAA
- a CDS encoding F0F1 ATP synthase subunit epsilon: MPAFPFELVSPEKIVFSGEVEAVVVPGVEGEFTVLKDHAPTLALIKPGILEYDLSTTQKTRLFVRGGFAQIAPEGLTILAEQTIALEELDAAKLDADLKDAEEDVADAKTDETRRLATERRDQINELKAALKL; this comes from the coding sequence ATGCCGGCTTTTCCCTTTGAACTCGTCTCGCCCGAGAAGATCGTATTTTCGGGCGAAGTCGAAGCCGTTGTCGTCCCCGGCGTCGAGGGCGAATTCACCGTGCTCAAGGATCATGCGCCGACGCTGGCGCTGATAAAGCCGGGCATTCTCGAATACGATCTTTCGACGACGCAGAAGACCCGGTTGTTCGTGCGCGGCGGCTTCGCGCAGATCGCGCCGGAAGGCCTGACCATCCTTGCCGAGCAGACGATCGCGCTTGAAGAGCTCGATGCCGCGAAGCTCGATGCCGATCTCAAGGATGCGGAAGAAGACGTCGCCGATGCGAAGACGGACGAAACACGCCGTCTCGCCACCGAGCGCCGCGATCAGATCAATGAGCTGAAGGCCGCGTTGAAGCTTTAA
- the atpD gene encoding F0F1 ATP synthase subunit beta: MADETKPTGHITQVIGAVIDVKFDDHLPPILNALETKNGENRLVLEVAQHLGENTVRTIAMDVSEGLVRGQAVVDTGAPISVPVGEETLGRIMNVIGLPVDEAGPINTTARRSIHQPAPSYADQSTEAQILETGIKVVDLLAPYARGGKIGLFGGAGVGKTVLIMELINNIAKAHGGYSVFAGVGERTREGNDLYHEMIESKVNVDPHENNGSAAGSKCALVYGQMNEPPGARARVALSGLTIAEDFRDKGQDVLFFVDNIFRFTQAGSEVSALLGRIPSAVGYQPTLATDMGDLQERITTTTKGSITSVQAIYVPADDLTDPAPATSFAHLDATTVLSRSIAEKGIYPAVDPLDSTSRMLSPLVVGEEHYNVARRVQQILQRYKGLQDIIAILGMDELSEEDKLTVARARKIERFLSQPFHVAEVFTGSPGKLVSLADTIKGFKGLIEGKYDNLPEAAFYMVGSIDEAVQKAERLAKEAA, encoded by the coding sequence CCGATCCTGAACGCACTCGAGACGAAGAACGGCGAAAACCGCCTCGTGCTCGAAGTCGCGCAGCATCTCGGCGAGAACACCGTCCGCACGATTGCCATGGACGTGTCCGAAGGCCTCGTACGCGGCCAGGCCGTCGTCGATACGGGTGCGCCGATCAGCGTGCCGGTGGGCGAGGAAACGCTCGGCCGCATCATGAACGTCATCGGCCTGCCGGTTGACGAGGCGGGGCCGATCAACACGACGGCACGCCGCTCGATCCATCAGCCGGCACCGTCCTACGCCGACCAATCGACGGAAGCGCAGATTCTCGAAACCGGCATCAAGGTCGTCGATCTGCTCGCGCCCTACGCCAGGGGCGGCAAGATCGGCCTCTTCGGTGGCGCCGGCGTCGGCAAGACCGTGCTGATCATGGAACTCATCAACAATATCGCGAAGGCACACGGCGGCTATTCCGTGTTCGCCGGCGTCGGTGAGCGGACCCGTGAAGGCAACGATCTCTATCACGAGATGATCGAGTCGAAGGTCAATGTCGATCCGCACGAGAACAACGGTTCGGCTGCCGGTTCGAAATGCGCTCTCGTCTATGGCCAGATGAACGAGCCGCCGGGCGCCCGTGCCCGTGTCGCGCTCTCGGGCCTCACGATCGCGGAAGATTTCCGCGACAAGGGCCAGGACGTGCTGTTCTTCGTCGACAACATCTTCCGCTTCACGCAGGCGGGCTCGGAAGTGTCGGCACTCCTGGGCCGCATCCCGTCGGCGGTCGGCTATCAGCCGACGCTTGCGACCGACATGGGCGATCTGCAGGAACGCATCACCACGACGACCAAAGGCTCGATTACGTCCGTGCAGGCGATCTACGTGCCGGCCGACGATTTGACCGATCCGGCGCCCGCGACCTCCTTCGCCCATCTCGATGCAACGACCGTGCTGTCGCGTTCGATCGCGGAAAAGGGCATCTATCCGGCGGTCGATCCGCTCGACTCGACCTCGCGCATGCTGTCGCCGCTCGTCGTCGGCGAGGAACATTACAATGTCGCCCGCCGCGTGCAGCAGATCCTCCAGCGCTATAAGGGCCTGCAGGACATCATCGCCATTCTCGGCATGGATGAACTGTCGGAAGAAGACAAGCTGACCGTTGCGCGCGCACGCAAGATCGAGCGCTTCCTGTCGCAACCTTTCCATGTTGCGGAAGTTTTCACTGGCTCGCCAGGCAAGCTCGTGTCTCTCGCCGATACGATCAAGGGCTTCAAAGGTCTGATCGAAGGCAAATACGACAACCTGCCCGAGGCTGCTTTCTACATGGTTGGGTCCATCGACGAAGCAGTGCAGAAGGCCGAGCGACTCGCCAAAGAGGCTGCTTGA